The genomic region ATATCGATGACAGCGAAAAGAGCGCACTCTTAAAGATCATTAAGCCCGAGAAAAGCAGCCTTAGTCCATCTAAAAGCGTTGACAATCTTAGCGCTAAAAGTTCAGGCTGTGTTACACAGTTTCAAACCCATATTACCAATAGCAACAAACTCTCAGATGGGAAAAAGCAAGAGCTTTTTCTCCTCTCATTGATGCTGAAAAAAGCCACGACAAGTAAAAAAACGACAAATACCGCTAATGAGGAGGAGTTGCGTAAAAGCTTTGCTCTCTTGATCCATCATGGTGTGGCTAATACCCTTAAGTATGCCCCTCCTGTCCTTGAGGGATGGTTTAAAGTCGCTAAAGGTAACCCTACCATTTCTAAAGCTTTAGATGACCTATCTAGCAACTCTATTACCGATAGTTTTGTTTTTAATCAGCAACTTATAACCAACAAAAATAAATCCTCTTCAGCCTCAAGCAGCAAAAAAAGCAAAGCCAGCAGCAAACATGGGGATAAAATTATCGATACCGTTCAAGCGCGGCTTCAAAAAGAGTATCTAAAACCTCTACTAGAAGCATATCTGAGCAGCAATGGATTTAGTGAAAGCGACAAAAAAATCAAAGATTCTTCGCAAGTGATTCAAAACTTTATCAGCGGAAAGAGCGATGAAAATGCATTTCTTAAGTCTGAGGATGCCAAAAAACTTACACCCGATCAATTTTCAAAGTTTGCTTGGAAGCGTGCAGTCACCTGTATGCTTGAAAAAGACAAAGAGCTCCATGCTTCGCTATTAAAAACCTTTAAAAGCTTATCAGATCGTCTGAAGCCGCTGGTCAATCATAGCTTAGATACTCTCCATGGCTCAGTTGCCGGGATTTCCCTTGAAGAGACGGTTCCTAAAGTGACCGATTATGTGATCAACCTTCTCCGCTGCTGTACGACGATGCAAAGGGTCCGGGCAAATCAGCCTTCCAAGAAATTTCCGCCTATCATAACAGCCTTAACAAGGAAAAACATCGAAAAAGAGGAAGCTAAAAAGATTAGTCAGATTTATGAAACCACCCCTAAACACCTAGAAGGGCTAACGATTCTCCATAATCTTGAGGGAGCACATAAGGATGTTAAGAACCAAAATGAAAAGCTTTGGATTAAAAACACCTTAAACCGATTGAAAGCGCTTCTTTCTAAACAGACTGAAAAATCATGGCTCCATGCTTTATTTCAAGACCACTCGGATGATGATCACTCCGGTTTCCTTACCGTTATTTCTTTTCTCAAAAATCAGGCTAAAAAAATTCCTGGACTGGAGAAACTTGTCAAGCCTTACCTTACCGGAATGCAAGCATCTGTTGAGAATAAGATCATTTCCCAAGTTCAAGCGAAGCTCGACGAGTTTACTTCCACCGCTCACGTCAATAAAATAATGGCAGAAGGGATCCTAAAGTGGTTTGAAAGATTTGCCAGCAATGTCAATGAATGGAACCAAAACTTGGGTATGGTAAAAAAGGCTTATAAGCTTCTTGATAAAAAGCAGCGGGAAATGTTGAAAACACGCTTAGACAACAAACGGTTTTCAGATTTACAAGATACTTCCAGTGTTTACGACCAGAGAGGTTTAGACAGTGGTGTAGCAATAACTAGGGAAATAGCACAAAAAAAACCAACAAAATATCTAAACAACATCTACTTCCGCCTTAAAAGAGAGAGAGACCTTCAAGAATTTAACCGCCTTAAAATGCTCATTTCCATCATTGTAAAAAATGACTTAACTTCTAAATTTAATGAAACGCTTGTCGGTATTTTAGTTTCTACAATGGAAGAATCGCTCACCCTCTTCTCGTTCCAAGAAGTTGTTAAACACTGGTTTTTTTCAATGACGGACCTCCTTCTTGATGCTCTCGAAGGGGGAGTCGGCAAGAAGAAAAAGCGTCATAACCAAGGTGACAGAAGCCAGAAACCATCCTTACTTAAGTTTATTAAAACAAACGATAGCCAGAAATTCCCCGGACAGCGCGAAGAACTTTTAAATGAGCTTCTTCATCTTATGAATAACAGTAGAAATGACCAAGCAAAAACAACATCAGAATGGCTTATAACCAAAGGGATTAATTGGATAGGAAGTGCCTCTCAGACAAACCTAGCAAAAAGTGTTTCGAAGATGCTAACAGGAAACACCGTTTGGGAAAATTTGGAAAAGGGATTTGCAGATAAACTGAAAATTTCTAGTAAAGATATTGCAAATGAGCTTATAGGGCGAATAGTCAAGTTCGGGACCGATGAAGATGGTCTATCAGATATGCTTCTTAAAGCGCTTAACAAATCAAAAACCGATATAAAGATCGAAGACAACAACGCTTCAAGCAGCTCCTCTTACTCCAGCAGCAGCTCAAGTTCTAGTTCCTCATCGAGCTCGAATTAAGACTTCTTGAATCGAATTCAAGCATAAGGTAGAATGAAACTCTTTGGTGGCATGGCCAAGTGGTAAGGCAGGGGCCTGCAAAGCCTCTATCCCCAGTTCGAATCTGGGTGCCACCTTTTTTGGGACGGGAATAGGGGAAGCGAGGGGAAAGCTGCTTGTGGAGGAGAAGCATCTACGGCGTTAATCTCCTCACCAATAGCTAAGGCTATTGGACTCGTCGATTAACTTGTATCTGCTCCCCCTGCACGACGCATCTTCCACCCTCGCTTCCCCCAATCCCGTCCCGGCTTCAGGAGAGAGAGAGAAAATATGTTATATGTTGTTGCGACACCTATTGGTAACCTAAAGGATCTGAGCCACCGGGCCATTAAGGTGTTGAAAGGCGTCGATTTAATCCTGGCTGAGGATACCCGAACCAGCCAAGTCCTTCTTAAGGCTTATGGGATCGAGACCCCCATGAAGAGCTTCCACCTCTTCAACGAGAGGAAGCGGGAGGCGGAGGTGATGGAGATGCTTCGAGGAGGAAAGCGGATGGCGCTGATCTCTGATGCGGGAACCCCAGGGATCTGCGATCCCGGGGCCGGGCTGATCCGGCGCTGCCGAGAGGAGGGGGTCAAGGTGGAGGTGGTTCCTGGCCCTTGCGCTGCTATCGCAGCTCTTAGCTTGTATGGGAGTAAGGAGCGGTTCCAGTTTATCGGCTTTTTGGCTAAGAAGGAGGGTGAGCTCAAGCAGCAGCTGATTGACATCTTACATTATCCTGGTCTTTCGGTCGCTTATGAGAGCCCTCACCACCTGATGAAAACGCTTGGTTTGATGAAGAAGGTGGCTCCTGAGGCAAAGATTTTTGTCGCGCGGGAGCTGACCAAACGGTATGAGGAAACGGTAGAAGGAACGGCCGAGGAACTCATGGCCCATTTTGGGGATAAGATTCTTGGAGAGTTTGTGCTGGTTTTCAAGGGAAAAGAACGTCCTTTTGAAGAAGACCCTCGCAAGCTGGTAGAAGAGCTTGAGAAACGGTTTGGGATTAGCGGCAAGGAGGCGCTGGTGGTCGCCGCTAAACTCTTAGGACGGCCTAAGCGGGAATTATATCGGGACTTTATGGGCTAGTGTCTAGTCTATCAAAGGTCTTTAGGGAAATTGCGCCCAGATTTTTCGAGCCTGCAAGGAACGGAGACCGATGGAAGCTTAGTCAAGTTTTCGAGATCGAGTCCGCCGCAGGGGCGGAAAAGATGGGTCAATTTAACAAAGAACTTTGTAGACTAGACACTGAGTAGAGTGGGTAGTGGTGGGTCCCTTTTTGTGGGTCGATGGAAAAGGGTTTGCCACTAAGGACAACGCGCGTTTCGGGATGGTACTTCTCAGAAAAGACTTTGAGACTTTTTGAACGGGTAGTTGACCCTGACTTTACTTCGATCGGAATGACTTTCCCCCGCGACTCGAGTAAAAACTCGAGCTCTGAGTTCTTTTCACTCCAGCAAAAGAGTTCTCTATTTTGACTTAACATTAACTCTTGTGCCACAAAATTCTCTGCAAAGTATCCTTTATAAGTCCCATAGTCATACCCCAAGATGAGTTCGGGAGATAAGTCACACATGCTCCCTAAAATCCCTACATCAAAAAGGAGAAGTTTGAACTGGTTCTCTTTGGTAAAACCTTTTAGGGGAAGATTTGCAGAGTTTACAATATGGACTTTGAGAACAAGTCCTGCAGCTTCAAGCCAATCAATGGCAGTTGCTAGGCGGTGGTAATGGCTAACTCCAGGAATAACCCCTCGAAACTTGAACTTCGAGATGGAACCATCTTGAACCTGATGGATCTGCGTTGGAGCAGAGCGAAAGATCCGATTGATATGAAGGGCATTGACCTTCCCAGAGTGTTTAGCCATATCAGCATAGTAGGCAATGACGAGCTCTTTCTGCTTGGCTCGCACCTTTTCAAAGGCTGTAAAGAGGTCATCTTGGTATTTACAATAAGTGGCTACAGCTTCGGGCATCCCCCCAACAATCAGATAGTGCTTGAGCCGTTCCCATAAATGGTGGTGAACAATCTCAGAAATCTGGCTCTCTTCGTTGAGGTTTCTAAGAATCTCAACGGATTTTTGGTCATCAGCCGCCTCTAAAAACTCTTCAAAAGACATAGGGCGCATCGTTAGAAAGGTCACCTTCCCTACGGGAAAGGAAAAAGGGGCCAGGTGAATTCCAAGGAGAGATCCAGCAGCACAGAGATGAAGCTCTGGAAGTTTCTCATAGAAGTACTTGAGGCTTGTGAGCGCTTTGGGGCAAGCCTGAACCTCATCGAAAATGAGGAGATCGGTCTTTAGGTTGATCGGCTGGCCGAGATGAAAGCTCAGATCTGTGATAATCCTCTTAGGATTTAGATCCTCTTCAAATAGAGAAAGAAGCTTCCCTTCCTCCTCAAAGTTAAGGTAATGGCATGTTTTATACTCCTCCCCAAACTTCTTGAGAAGGTAAGTTTTTCCTGCTTGCCTAACCCCCCGAATCACAAGGGGTTTCCGATCAGGGTCACCTTTCCATGCTAAAAGTTTATTTAAAAAGTCTCTGTTCATACCCCTATCGTAGCGAAAAGTGACATTTTTGTCACTTTTATGGGGGGTAAAAATGACAAATTTGTCATTTTTATATGGGTAAAAAGTGACAAAAATGTCACTTTTTATAAGAAAAAGGACAAAAAAAAGCCGTTATGCTAGATCAGCATAACGGCTGTGATTGAGGTGTTTTAGTTAACTTATCTCGCTCCATTCGCTGCGTCTATCTCGCCAATCGTTTGGTAAAGAGCATTCAACCAGCTGAGGAGCTGCTGACTCTCTTGTCCCTCTTGACTTGAGAATGCTGCAAACTGCTGCCCAAGACCATTGAATCGCTCTGCTGTTGCTCCATTTAGAGTTGCCTCGTACTGCTCCTCGGCAGCCTTGATCTTGGTTCCTCCTGTGACGACGCTTGCGACAACCGGAACCATCTGGTTCCATACCTGCATATACTGCTGGTTGGCCATGCCAAGCTCTTTCATCTTGTCTCTCGCCTGCTTGTTCACCGCTTCTCTTTCTGCAGGGGTCGCAAGCTGAAGAACTTCTTCATCTGTAAGTGGTGTTGTTCCATGCGAAGTCACGGTAATCCTGGATGGACCGTTCTCAAAGTCAACCCCGTTAACAAGGGCGTCAATCCGCGCTCTTACTTCTGGGCTTCCTGCTAAGGTGTTCGCTGGCATATCGGTCACCCCAGCTTGCGCTACTCCAACACCTCGGGTCGCTTGATCAAAGGCCTGCGCATTCTGCATAGAATCAGTCTTATTTAACAATGACTGAGCGCCAAGTCCTCCTACGAAGGCACCTAAAGAAACTCCTGCTGAGCCAACAAGTCCCCAACCTTCAAGGCTGGTAGCAAACTTTTGGTTTTCCCCTTGCTCTTTCCTGGCTTTAAAACCATGCCTATTTACTTTAATCCCTTCCTGCTGGTTCATCCGCTGAAGCTCGTAGTAAAGATCGGCTCCTTCTAACGCTGTAGTCGCTGTGTCTAAAAGGGTGCTCGAAAGAGCTCCTGCGGGGCTCACCGCCCACTGCACAGCTGAAGGGACTTCTGTTTTCTTCTCTGTAACTTCTATATTTTTATTCATATTATGACTCCTTATATTGCTTCTAGTAAGCTATCTGCTCCCACAGAAGCTACATCGATTAATTGATCAACGCCTTGGAAAAGTTCTCCATTTTGCCGATAGGTGTTTTGCTCGGCTTTTTCTAGCTCATTCATGTCTCCTAGGTCTTCCTTGATAACGTTATCAAGGAACGCAAGCTCTCCTTGACACCCTGCCAAGGCTTCTTGGATTTTTCCAAGGCCAACGGTTACAACTCCTTGACCAGCCTGAGGAATGGCTGCTCCAATTCCAAATGTCGCTTGAATTCCGTAGGCAAGCATATTGAGCTTTACCTCATCCATTCCTAGAAGTTGTCCTGTGGCTGAACGGAGCCTTTTAATGATGTTTGTTGGAGAACTTTCATCTTCTCCTTCTCCAATTGCAGATTTTCCTCCGGCAATCGTGATGATCAAAGCGGTTAAAAGCTCAACCACTTCAGTGACTATCGCTCCCACTTTTTGGTCATCCTTACTTTTATCGATAAGCCCTGCTGCTACGGCGTTTCCAATGACATTGGTCGCCATAGTCAGCTGCACTGCGTTGTACCCTGCCTGCTTGGCAACACCTTTAAGAAGCCTTTTAGCTCCAGTAGCAGCTTCCTCAGTCTCTGAAAGAGCTCCCTGGACAGCTCCAGCAGCCGCTCCAGCCCCTAGAGTTGTAGCAGAACCCGCAACGGCAAAGATCAAACCTGCAAGCATCTTACCTAGGAATTTCGCTTGTTTATCGTCTACTTTCCCCGAACTTTCTAGGTTTTTTGCAATCGCACTCCCTAAGGCTTTTACCCCCTTGGTAAGCACCCCTGTCTCAGAAAGGGTTGTTGTGGTTGCTGTTGAAACAGCAAAGGCAATGACCCCAGCGCTAATCTCAGGGGCGACCCAAGCGGTTACCGCAATCGAAACGATTGCAAAAATTGGTCCAAAAATCTTCGTAAATAAATGCCATTTTGCTTGCTTTTCTAGCTTCTTGATCTCTTTATGTGTGTTTTTAACCGCTTCGTCAGCTTCTTTTTTACCGGTTTCTGCTGTTGTTCCTGCATTGGCTAGCTCTAGATTCTGTATAGAGTATTGGTACTCCCCTTCTAGGAGAGTGATCTTTGAAATAAGGGCCGCAAACTCATTGACTAATTGTTTAAGGCTTGTGGGCGCTGCCTGCGTCTTTTCAGCATGGCCAAGAGCCTCTTTTAAGGCGCTTAAAAGAGCGGCATCAATCGCCTTTCCTCTGGACTCTACCTTGCTTTGCTCCTCTAGAGAGACAAGCTGATAACTGTCTGTTTGCACAACGTGTGACATAATTTTTCACCTTAATTTTATTATTTTTTATTAAGAAACTGACTGTATTAAGCTTGCAAGGAATCCCATAAGCGCTGAGACCGCTCCCATCACCTGGCTATCCTGTTTAAGTCCTTGTGCTCCACTTGTATCGGCCTTATTCGTGTCTTTAAACATCGCCTCAACGCCCTGACTTTGCGTTTGAGTGACCTGCCCATAAAAGGAGTTTTCACTCTGAGCTTCCGACATGAGATTGTTCATCTTACTTGTGGCATTATCTCCATCCAAATCATAGGTCGATCCTGTGTTTGGATCTGTAACGTGGTGCTCCCCTTTGCTATTTGTACTATTTCCATCGTAAGCCTTCATGATGTTATTCATGAAGGTTAACTGCTCTTGCTGCTCTGCTCCCCCTTCCTTAAGGATGTAAGCAAGCCCCGAAACAAGAAGCGCTTCCCAACCAGCAGACTGTATCATCTCGCTGACATTTGAACTATACTGCTCATTGGAGGCTTCCATCACTATAAGTGCTGCATTTTCCATATTTTTCCCCTTATTATATTTATTATCATTAATTTGGCGTCTGCTTTTGGACCATAAAGGTCTTCTGGGTATTATTATCTTTATACATTCCAGCTACCGATGCTAAATACTGCTGGTTCATTTTCTCATCAAACTGAAGGTCACTCACGATCTGACCAGATAGCTGCCCCTGAAGCATCTGCAGCTTACTCATAACGTCTCCGTAAGCCTTAAGCTGCGCTCCTCCATCTCCGGTACCACTCATATTGATCGAGCTTTCATAGGCTTGTTTAACCTGAGCTGCAATCGCCTCAGATAAGGGCGTATGTTGGTTACCTGGATGATATTTTCCTTCCGCAAGATAGGTTCCAAAGCCCACAGGCTGCCCACCTGTTATAGATGCCGGAACCGTAAAGGCATTTAAGTCATCAATTGCTGTATTATAAAAGGAGCTCTGCCCTTTAAAAGGACCATTCGGTCCAAAGTACTTATTTAAGTCTCTGCAGTAGGTGTTTGCTTCGGTTGTAAATGCATTAGCTTGAGCCTCAAACCAACCTGTATCATCTGGGTTGTTTTTTAGAATGCTGATCATATTATTAAACGAAGACTGCATCGCAGCTACATCGTTATTAAGAACACTCATCGCCGATTCCGCACTGGCAAAAATAAGGGTCTCAGAGTCTGCATAGTTAAGACCTGTCTGTACAACAGTGGTCATAAAGTATTGCAGAGCAAGACCTGGATTTTCAGCAGCAAGCGCTAAAAAGTGCGCATATTCAGCCTCCAGCTCCTTTTTAAGAGCGCTACGTTCCGCAAATGCCTGCTGTGGAGTAATTGCCATCGTCATAAACTACCTACTTTTTATTACTTAATTTTATGGATCAATCTTATTAAACTGGATTGCCCCTAAGATTATTATAGCAGATTCTTATTTATTTTTAAACAGAATCTTAGTATTATTTTATAAGTAATTTATTTACAGTCATTTGAGATCCAACTATTTTCGCGAGCGATCGCCTCGATCGAGCCGATCTGGACACCCTGACGCTCTTGGATCGCCTGAACATAGTTAGAGGCCTGGTGGAGGGCCTCAAAGGTCCCTGTATCGAGCCAGGCGAAGCCTGGATCGAAGAGATGGGCCCTTAAGAGGCCACGGGCCAGATAGGCCCTATTGACGTCGGTGATCTCCAATTCCCCTCGAGGAGAGGGTTTCAGGGCTTTAGAAATATTAACCACCTCATTATCATAGAAATAGAGACCGGTCACTGCGTAGGAAGAGGGGGGCTGGGCTGGTTTTTCGATAATATCGACCACCTCCCCTACTTTATTGAGGTCTAAGACCCCATACCGCTGAGGATCTTTGACTTGGTAGCCGAAAATGATTCCTCCTTGCTCAAGCTGGCTACAGCTTTTAAGAAGGGTGGGAAGGGTATTGCCGTAGAAGATATTGTCCCCCAAGATCAGAGCGACATTCTCCTCTCCTATAAAGGACTCCCCTATTATAAAGGCCTCAGCGATGCCGCGGGGCTCTTCCTGCTCAGCGTAAGAGAGTTGAATTCCCAAATGGCTTCCATCGCCAAAAAGGGCCTCAAAGCGGGGTAAATCGTGAGGGGTAGAGATGATTAGGACCTCCCGGATCCCTGCCTGCATGAGGACAGAGAGGGGGTAGTAGATCATCGGCTTATCGTAGATAGGGAGGAGCTGCTTACTGGTGACAAGGGTTAGGGGGTGAAGGCGGGTGCCGAGCCCCCCGGCTAAGATGATTCCTTTCATATCTCTATCGCATAGATGTCGGGTAAACCCCGGTAATATTCCTTATAGTCGAGACCATACCCAATAGCGAAACGATCTTCAATCTCAAAAAGGGTGGTATCGGGACGGTAGTCGATTTTTCGGGGAACATCTTTCGATAAAAGGACAAGAGAGCGGAGCGATGCAGGCCCTTTTTGTTTCAAGGCATCGAAGACTTGGCTTAAGGTGTCGCCTGTATCAAAAATGTCATCAACAATGAGGAGATGTTTTCCTTCGACTTGAAGGGTATCAAGTCCTGAGATTTCGAGCTTTCCCTTTTTCATCCCCCCTTCTCCATAGCTGCTACACTGGATCATCTCAAAACAGACCGGGAGGTGAAGGTGGCGCATCAGGTCAGACACAAGGACGATCGCCCCTTTTAGGATCATGATGATGGTAAGCTCTTTATCGGAGTACTCTTCTTCTAGCTTTCGGGCAACTGTTTCGAGCCGTTTCTCAATCTCTTCAGAGCTAATGAGCAGCTGAAGCTGGAGATTGTTCGTTAGAGGTTTTTTCTTCTGCAGGGCTTTTTGATTCATCGTGTATAAATTTGCATCCTTCTTCGATCATGCCATCGATAAAGGCGAGGTTATACCCCTCTCCACTTAGGAAGGTGGGGTTTTCAAGCATATATTGGTGGAAAGGGATGGTCGAATCTACACCACCAATGTGGAACTCGCGAAGGGCTCTCTTCGCAATACGGATGGCCTCTTCTCGGTCTTTTCCCTTGACGATCAGCTTTGCAATCATCGAGTCGTAGTAAGGGGGAATCCGATAGCCAGAATAGCACGCGCTATCGACCCGAACATGGGGGCCACCTGGCGGGATGTAATACTCTATGAGCCCTGGAGAGGGCATGAAGCTCTTTGCAGGATTTTCTGCATTGATCCGGAACTCAAACACATGTCCTTCAAAGCGGATATT from Candidatus Neptunochlamydia vexilliferae harbors:
- the rsmI gene encoding 16S rRNA (cytidine(1402)-2'-O)-methyltransferase; the encoded protein is MLYVVATPIGNLKDLSHRAIKVLKGVDLILAEDTRTSQVLLKAYGIETPMKSFHLFNERKREAEVMEMLRGGKRMALISDAGTPGICDPGAGLIRRCREEGVKVEVVPGPCAAIAALSLYGSKERFQFIGFLAKKEGELKQQLIDILHYPGLSVAYESPHHLMKTLGLMKKVAPEAKIFVARELTKRYEETVEGTAEELMAHFGDKILGEFVLVFKGKERPFEEDPRKLVEELEKRFGISGKEALVVAAKLLGRPKRELYRDFMG
- a CDS encoding ATP-binding protein — encoded protein: MNRDFLNKLLAWKGDPDRKPLVIRGVRQAGKTYLLKKFGEEYKTCHYLNFEEEGKLLSLFEEDLNPKRIITDLSFHLGQPINLKTDLLIFDEVQACPKALTSLKYFYEKLPELHLCAAGSLLGIHLAPFSFPVGKVTFLTMRPMSFEEFLEAADDQKSVEILRNLNEESQISEIVHHHLWERLKHYLIVGGMPEAVATYCKYQDDLFTAFEKVRAKQKELVIAYYADMAKHSGKVNALHINRIFRSAPTQIHQVQDGSISKFKFRGVIPGVSHYHRLATAIDWLEAAGLVLKVHIVNSANLPLKGFTKENQFKLLLFDVGILGSMCDLSPELILGYDYGTYKGYFAENFVAQELMLSQNRELFCWSEKNSELEFLLESRGKVIPIEVKSGSTTRSKSLKVFSEKYHPETRVVLSGKPFSIDPQKGTHHYPLYSVSSLQSSLLN
- the rfbA gene encoding glucose-1-phosphate thymidylyltransferase RfbA, with protein sequence MKGIILAGGLGTRLHPLTLVTSKQLLPIYDKPMIYYPLSVLMQAGIREVLIISTPHDLPRFEALFGDGSHLGIQLSYAEQEEPRGIAEAFIIGESFIGEENVALILGDNIFYGNTLPTLLKSCSQLEQGGIIFGYQVKDPQRYGVLDLNKVGEVVDIIEKPAQPPSSYAVTGLYFYDNEVVNISKALKPSPRGELEITDVNRAYLARGLLRAHLFDPGFAWLDTGTFEALHQASNYVQAIQERQGVQIGSIEAIARENSWISNDCK
- the hpt gene encoding hypoxanthine phosphoribosyltransferase; amino-acid sequence: MNQKALQKKKPLTNNLQLQLLISSEEIEKRLETVARKLEEEYSDKELTIIMILKGAIVLVSDLMRHLHLPVCFEMIQCSSYGEGGMKKGKLEISGLDTLQVEGKHLLIVDDIFDTGDTLSQVFDALKQKGPASLRSLVLLSKDVPRKIDYRPDTTLFEIEDRFAIGYGLDYKEYYRGLPDIYAIEI